In Pasteurella multocida subsp. multocida OH4807, a genomic segment contains:
- the thiE gene encoding thiamine-phosphate pyrophosphorylase (COG0352 Thiamine monophosphate synthase), whose product MNKIEQAMRLYFIAGTQDCPNTGGDPAENLLGILEQALKAGITCYQFREKGKKSLQDPAKVKELAIKCRDLCRQYNVPFVVNDDVQLAIEIGADGIHVGQTDMAVADVAALCHSKCFIGTSVNTLEQGLAAQANPLIDYFGTGPIFPTQSKEDPKPVVGIEFVSTIRQNGIDKPIVAIGGVTAQSASELRQRGANGVAVISAIAQSTNIAKTVQELLGNA is encoded by the coding sequence ATGAACAAAATTGAACAAGCAATGCGATTGTATTTTATCGCAGGCACACAGGACTGCCCGAATACAGGGGGTGATCCAGCTGAAAATCTATTAGGGATTTTAGAACAAGCTTTAAAAGCGGGGATCACCTGTTATCAATTCCGCGAAAAAGGTAAAAAGTCCTTACAAGATCCAGCAAAAGTGAAAGAACTTGCGATTAAATGTCGCGATCTTTGTCGTCAATATAATGTGCCTTTTGTGGTGAATGATGATGTGCAACTGGCGATTGAAATTGGGGCTGACGGTATTCACGTTGGGCAAACAGATATGGCAGTCGCTGATGTTGCCGCACTTTGTCATAGCAAATGTTTTATCGGGACCTCCGTTAATACCCTTGAGCAAGGGCTTGCCGCACAAGCTAATCCGCTTATTGATTATTTCGGCACAGGCCCGATTTTCCCAACTCAATCAAAAGAAGATCCAAAACCTGTTGTGGGGATCGAATTCGTTTCTACGATTCGCCAAAATGGGATCGATAAGCCAATCGTGGCTATTGGCGGGGTCACTGCTCAAAGCGCAAGTGAACTACGTCAACGTGGCGCCAATGGCGTAGCTGTCATTTCCGCTATCGCACAATCCACCAACATCGCAAAAACCGTTCAGGAGTTGCTAGGGAATGCGTAA
- a CDS encoding transporter (COG0477 Permeases of the major facilitator superfamily), whose product MRNHPRQVAVATMVGTAIEYFDNYIYAMAAVLVFNHQFFHSADPVSNELASLSTLALAFFARPFGAMLFGHFGDKIGRKKSLIASLLLMGVSTVSIGLLPNYADIGIWATVLLCLCRVGQGIGLGGEWGGAALVAIENAPAEKRAWYGIFPQLGAPVGLLLANGAFFAVGNIFGQDALVEWAWRIPFIASAVLVIIGWYVRAKIHESVVFSEVEKQGKTHRFPIKAVFTQHFKPFMTSIFLATAGYVLFYILAAFAQIYAKSPTTLSAAGHPMGLGLQASTFTAFLLITSVIFGCSIAFSGIYADKIGRRRLMQYVSIATLIFGLILPLFLSEGTPASVFAFLAIGFMIMGMSFGPMAVLLPELFPTEVRYSGASIAYNFAGILGASVATIVAMKINANFGLIGVGLYLAANALISLIAVTQITETKQCDLQNI is encoded by the coding sequence ATGCGTAATCATCCTCGCCAAGTTGCCGTTGCGACAATGGTTGGCACGGCAATTGAGTATTTTGATAATTATATTTATGCCATGGCAGCGGTATTGGTTTTTAACCATCAATTTTTCCACAGTGCTGATCCTGTTAGTAATGAACTTGCTTCCTTGTCTACTTTAGCACTTGCATTTTTTGCCCGCCCTTTTGGCGCCATGCTATTCGGACACTTCGGTGATAAAATTGGACGTAAAAAATCCCTGATCGCGTCATTATTATTAATGGGCGTTTCCACTGTCTCTATTGGTTTATTACCGAACTATGCCGACATTGGCATTTGGGCAACGGTGCTGCTTTGTCTCTGCCGTGTTGGTCAAGGCATTGGCTTAGGGGGAGAATGGGGTGGTGCCGCTTTAGTTGCCATAGAAAATGCCCCAGCAGAAAAACGAGCCTGGTACGGTATATTTCCACAACTGGGGGCACCAGTTGGCTTGCTCTTAGCAAATGGCGCATTTTTCGCGGTAGGGAACATTTTTGGGCAAGATGCGTTAGTCGAATGGGCGTGGCGTATTCCGTTTATTGCCTCTGCTGTGTTAGTGATCATCGGTTGGTATGTCCGTGCTAAAATCCATGAAAGTGTGGTCTTTTCTGAAGTAGAAAAACAAGGTAAAACCCACAGGTTCCCAATCAAAGCGGTCTTTACTCAACACTTCAAACCCTTTATGACCAGTATCTTTTTAGCGACCGCGGGTTATGTGCTATTCTATATTTTGGCGGCATTTGCTCAAATCTACGCGAAAAGCCCAACGACCCTTTCTGCTGCAGGGCACCCCATGGGTCTAGGCTTACAGGCGAGTACCTTTACTGCTTTTTTATTGATCACCTCAGTCATTTTCGGGTGCTCGATTGCTTTTTCTGGCATTTACGCTGACAAAATTGGGCGGCGTCGTTTAATGCAATATGTCAGCATCGCCACACTGATTTTTGGGCTTATCTTACCGCTCTTTTTAAGTGAAGGTACCCCTGCTAGCGTATTTGCATTTTTAGCCATTGGATTCATGATTATGGGAATGTCTTTTGGTCCGATGGCCGTGTTGTTGCCCGAATTATTTCCAACAGAAGTCCGTTATTCTGGGGCATCCATCGCTTACAATTTTGCTGGAATTTTAGGGGCAAGTGTCGCCACCATTGTCGCGATGAAAATTAATGCGAACTTTGGTTTAATTGGCGTAGGCTTGTACCTTGCTGCAAATGCGTTGATTTCGTTGATTGCGGTCACGCAAATTACTGAAACAAAACAATGTGATCTGCAAAATATTTGA
- a CDS encoding hypothetical protein (COG2862 Predicted membrane protein), whose protein sequence is MEQHTQQQPANTKHKSARYKSRPRHAPNIISQIIFASRWLQLPIYLGLIVVQGIYAYKFMKSLWELMTNLQTMDANMIMLAVLNLIDVVMIANLLVMVIVGGYEIFVSKLRTKDHPDEPEWLSHVNASVLKVKLSMSIISISSIHLLQTFVNAANMEEKTMMWQLLLHLGFLVSAVAMAYTDKILYSTSHKGH, encoded by the coding sequence ATGGAACAACATACTCAACAGCAACCTGCTAACACCAAACACAAATCTGCGCGCTATAAGTCGCGCCCACGTCATGCCCCAAATATCATCAGCCAAATTATTTTTGCTAGCCGTTGGTTACAGCTCCCAATTTACTTAGGATTAATTGTTGTACAAGGTATCTATGCCTATAAATTTATGAAATCCTTGTGGGAATTAATGACTAACCTACAAACAATGGATGCCAACATGATCATGCTTGCCGTACTCAATTTAATTGATGTGGTCATGATTGCCAATCTATTGGTGATGGTCATTGTCGGAGGATATGAAATCTTTGTCTCCAAACTACGTACAAAAGATCACCCAGATGAGCCTGAATGGTTAAGCCATGTGAATGCCTCTGTGTTAAAAGTGAAATTATCAATGTCAATTATCAGTATTTCCTCTATTCACTTATTACAAACTTTTGTGAATGCTGCCAATATGGAGGAAAAAACCATGATGTGGCAATTATTGCTCCACTTAGGTTTCTTAGTCTCTGCGGTTGCTATGGCATACACAGATAAAATTCTTTATAGCACCAGTCATAAAGGGCATTAA
- a CDS encoding transketolase (COG0021 Transketolase) has product MATRKELANAIRFLSMDAVQKAKSGHPGAPMGMADIAEVLWRDFLKHNPTNPKWFDRDRFILSNGHGSMLIYSLLHLTGYDLSIDDLKQFRQLHSKTPGHPEYGYAPGVETTTGPLGQGITNAVGFAIAEKTFAHQFNRPGHDIIDHYTYVFLGDGCLMEGISHEACSLAGTLGLGKLIAFYDDNNISIDGHVDGWFTDDTQKRFESYGWHVIPAIDGHNAEQIVEAVKKAQAEKDKPTLIICKTIIGFGSPNKSNSHDSHGAPLGDEEIALTRKALNWDHAPFEIPADIYAEWDAKAKGDKAEKAWDEKFAAYTKAYPELAAEFTRRVNAELPTNWAAESQAFIEKLQANPANIASRKASQNAIEAYAKLLPEFLGGSADLASSNLTLWSGSKPIRAVENADGNYINYGVREFGMSAIMNGIALHGGFIPYGATFLMFMEYAHNAVRMAALMKQRSLFVYTHDSIGLGEDGPTHQPVEQTSALRLIPNLETWRPCDQVESAVAWKAAVERKDGPSALIFTRQNLAQMDRTSEQLANVARGGYVLRQCCEKGDCPDLILIATGSEVELAMKAADVLDAESLKVRVVSMPSTNVFDKQDAAYRESVLPSNVTKRVAIEAGIADFWYKYVGFNGRVVGMNSFGESAPADQLFKLFGFTVENVVAKAKEIL; this is encoded by the coding sequence ATGGCAACTCGTAAAGAACTGGCAAATGCGATCCGTTTTTTAAGTATGGATGCAGTGCAAAAAGCAAAATCAGGCCACCCTGGTGCGCCAATGGGAATGGCAGATATTGCAGAAGTATTATGGCGTGACTTCTTAAAACACAATCCAACTAATCCAAAATGGTTCGATCGCGACCGTTTCATTCTGTCAAATGGTCACGGTTCAATGTTAATTTATAGCCTATTGCATTTAACAGGTTATGATTTGTCTATTGATGATTTAAAACAATTCCGTCAATTACATTCTAAAACACCAGGTCACCCTGAATATGGTTATGCACCAGGTGTTGAAACCACTACTGGTCCTTTAGGTCAAGGGATCACTAACGCAGTGGGTTTTGCGATTGCAGAAAAAACCTTTGCACACCAATTTAACCGCCCTGGCCACGACATCATTGACCACTACACTTACGTATTCTTAGGTGATGGTTGCTTAATGGAAGGTATCTCACACGAAGCGTGTTCATTAGCGGGGACTTTAGGCTTAGGCAAATTAATCGCATTCTACGATGACAACAACATCTCTATCGATGGTCACGTTGATGGTTGGTTCACTGATGATACGCAAAAACGCTTCGAGTCTTATGGCTGGCACGTGATTCCTGCAATTGATGGTCACAACGCTGAACAAATCGTTGAAGCAGTGAAAAAAGCACAAGCAGAAAAAGACAAACCAACTTTAATTATTTGTAAAACGATCATTGGTTTTGGTTCACCAAACAAATCAAATTCACACGATTCTCACGGTGCACCATTAGGCGATGAAGAAATCGCATTAACTCGTAAAGCATTAAATTGGGATCACGCACCGTTTGAAATCCCAGCGGATATCTATGCAGAATGGGATGCAAAAGCAAAAGGGGATAAAGCAGAAAAAGCGTGGGACGAAAAATTTGCCGCTTATACGAAAGCGTATCCTGAATTAGCGGCAGAGTTCACTCGTCGTGTAAACGCGGAATTACCCACAAACTGGGCGGCAGAATCCCAAGCATTCATCGAAAAATTACAAGCGAACCCAGCCAACATTGCAAGCCGTAAAGCCTCACAAAATGCGATCGAAGCTTACGCAAAATTATTACCTGAATTTTTAGGTGGTTCAGCTGACTTAGCAAGCTCAAACTTAACGTTATGGTCAGGTTCAAAACCAATTCGTGCCGTTGAAAACGCAGACGGTAACTACATCAACTACGGTGTACGTGAATTCGGTATGTCTGCCATTATGAATGGTATTGCATTACACGGTGGCTTCATTCCTTACGGCGCAACCTTCTTAATGTTTATGGAATACGCACACAACGCCGTACGTATGGCAGCATTAATGAAACAACGTTCATTATTCGTTTACACCCACGACTCTATCGGTCTTGGTGAAGACGGTCCAACACACCAACCCGTTGAGCAAACTTCCGCATTACGCTTAATTCCAAATCTTGAAACATGGCGTCCTTGTGACCAAGTGGAATCTGCAGTAGCGTGGAAAGCAGCAGTTGAACGTAAAGATGGCCCAAGTGCATTGATCTTTACTCGTCAAAACTTGGCACAAATGGACCGCACTTCTGAGCAATTAGCGAATGTGGCACGCGGTGGTTATGTCCTACGTCAATGCTGTGAAAAAGGCGATTGCCCAGATTTAATCTTAATCGCAACGGGTTCTGAAGTCGAATTAGCGATGAAAGCAGCAGACGTGTTAGACGCAGAAAGCTTGAAAGTTCGTGTAGTTTCTATGCCAAGCACTAACGTGTTCGACAAACAAGATGCGGCATATCGTGAAAGCGTATTACCAAGCAACGTGACCAAACGTGTTGCGATCGAAGCGGGCATAGCTGACTTCTGGTACAAATACGTTGGCTTTAACGGTCGTGTAGTAGGTATGAATAGCTTCGGTGAATCAGCGCCAGCGGATCAATTATTCAAGCTTTTCGGCTTCACCGTAGAAAACGTTGTGGCGAAAGCAAAAGAAATTCTGTAA
- a CDS encoding aspartate-semialdehyde dehydrogenase (COG0136 Aspartate-semialdehyde dehydrogenase), which yields MQNVGFIGWRGMVGSVLMDRMQEENDFVNINPVFFTTSQAGQKAPTFAGKEAGELKDAFDIAELQKLDIIVTCQGGDYTNDVYPKLRAAGWNGYWIDAASALRMEKEAIIVLDPVNQHVIREGLKNGIKTYVGGNCTVSLMLMALGGLFERDLVEWVSVATYQAASGAGAKNMRELLVQMGQLEDSVKADLENPASSILDIERKVTAKMRSDLPIDNFGAPLAGSLIPWIDKLWEDGQTKEEWKGYAETNKILGLEDSPIPVDGLCVRIGALRCHSQAFTIKMKKDLPLEEIEQILASHNEWVKVIPNDKETTLRELTPTKVTGTLSVPVGRLRKLKMGPEYLAAFTVGDQLLWGAAEPLRRILKQLVA from the coding sequence ATGCAAAACGTTGGTTTTATCGGTTGGCGTGGAATGGTGGGATCCGTATTAATGGATCGTATGCAAGAAGAAAATGACTTCGTGAACATCAATCCCGTCTTTTTTACCACATCACAAGCAGGTCAAAAAGCACCAACATTCGCGGGCAAAGAAGCGGGTGAGTTGAAAGATGCATTTGATATCGCAGAACTACAAAAATTAGATATTATCGTGACTTGCCAAGGTGGTGATTATACCAATGATGTGTATCCAAAATTACGCGCAGCAGGCTGGAACGGTTATTGGATTGACGCAGCGTCTGCACTGCGTATGGAAAAAGAGGCGATTATCGTGCTTGACCCCGTGAACCAACATGTCATCCGCGAAGGCTTAAAAAACGGCATTAAAACTTACGTTGGCGGTAACTGCACTGTGAGCTTAATGTTAATGGCATTAGGTGGTTTATTCGAACGTGATTTAGTGGAATGGGTATCGGTAGCCACTTACCAAGCGGCAAGTGGCGCGGGTGCGAAAAATATGCGTGAATTGTTGGTACAAATGGGTCAACTTGAAGATAGCGTAAAAGCGGACCTTGAAAACCCTGCCTCATCCATTTTAGACATTGAACGCAAAGTGACTGCAAAAATGCGTAGTGATTTACCAATCGATAACTTCGGTGCGCCATTGGCAGGCAGCTTAATTCCTTGGATCGACAAACTTTGGGAAGATGGGCAAACCAAAGAAGAATGGAAAGGTTATGCAGAAACCAACAAAATTCTTGGCTTAGAGGACAGTCCAATTCCTGTTGATGGGTTATGTGTGCGTATCGGCGCATTACGTTGCCACAGCCAAGCCTTCACGATCAAAATGAAAAAAGATTTACCGCTAGAGGAAATCGAGCAAATTCTCGCAAGCCACAACGAATGGGTAAAAGTCATTCCAAATGATAAAGAAACCACGTTACGTGAACTCACGCCAACCAAAGTCACGGGCACCCTTTCTGTCCCAGTTGGCCGCTTACGCAAACTCAAAATGGGGCCTGAATATTTAGCGGCATTCACTGTCGGTGACCAATTATTATGGGGAGCCGCAGAGCCACTTCGTCGTATCTTGAAACAATTAGTGGCTTAA
- a CDS encoding lysophospholipase L2 (COG2267 Lysophospholipase), with protein MIEREPHFTHFALAELHPFAAQFPLQDVKGKKGVRITYRHFVQDTPTERKLMILVNGRAENLLKWTELAYDFYQQGYDVLVFDHRGQGYSQRLLKDHDKGYIDEFRFYADDLAILLAKITSLYSYQCQHLLAHSLGALISTYYLANYDHQVNRAVFSAPFYGIPLQHSLRDELIINLMMLFGQGTRYVFGKGRYKPADLDKNDLSCCRTRMKWMNRINRRHPQIHLGGPTFRWVHLCFNAIKKLPNILPRIEIPVLILQSEKEKIVDNQHLEKLTALLPQGKLVQIAHSKHEILFERDPIRDAALKQIHQFFNENRAKSTHPMR; from the coding sequence ATGATCGAACGCGAACCTCATTTTACCCACTTTGCTTTAGCTGAATTGCATCCTTTTGCTGCACAGTTCCCACTGCAAGATGTAAAAGGGAAAAAAGGGGTACGCATTACCTATCGCCACTTCGTTCAAGATACGCCAACCGAACGTAAATTAATGATTTTGGTGAATGGACGTGCAGAAAATTTACTAAAATGGACAGAGCTGGCGTATGACTTTTATCAACAGGGATACGATGTATTAGTCTTTGACCATCGTGGTCAGGGATATTCACAACGTTTACTCAAAGATCATGACAAAGGCTATATCGATGAGTTTCGCTTTTATGCGGATGATTTAGCCATTTTATTAGCAAAAATCACCTCGTTATATTCCTATCAATGTCAACACCTCCTCGCGCATTCACTGGGGGCACTGATTAGCACTTACTATCTGGCGAATTATGATCATCAAGTCAACCGTGCTGTATTTTCTGCACCATTTTATGGCATTCCGCTACAGCATTCCTTACGCGATGAACTGATCATTAACTTGATGATGTTATTCGGACAAGGCACACGTTATGTCTTTGGTAAAGGGCGATATAAACCTGCGGATTTAGATAAAAATGATCTCAGTTGCTGTCGTACCAGAATGAAATGGATGAACCGCATCAATCGCCGTCACCCACAAATCCATTTAGGCGGACCGACTTTCCGTTGGGTGCATTTATGTTTCAATGCGATTAAGAAACTGCCAAATATTTTGCCACGTATTGAAATCCCAGTTTTAATTTTACAGTCAGAAAAAGAAAAGATTGTCGATAATCAACATTTAGAAAAATTGACTGCACTTTTACCACAAGGCAAGCTCGTACAAATTGCGCACAGTAAACACGAAATTTTATTTGAACGTGACCCGATTCGAGATGCGGCTTTAAAGCAAATTCATCAATTTTTTAATGAAAACCGCGCCAAATCAACACACCCAATGCGGTAA
- a CDS encoding CrcB protein, whose amino-acid sequence MIENVLQQKWLEAMAVVSLHVLGCLVFTALGVLIWRGFH is encoded by the coding sequence GTGATCGAAAATGTGTTGCAACAGAAGTGGCTCGAAGCCATGGCTGTTGTATCATTACATGTGTTGGGTTGTCTCGTGTTTACCGCATTGGGTGTGTTGATTTGGCGCGGTTTTCATTAA
- a CDS encoding Cof protein (COG0561 Predicted hydrolases of the HAD superfamily), translated as MQPFPFRAIVSDLDGTLLNTNHVIGDFTIDTLQKLAAKGIDVMLATGRNHVDLFPILQKVNIEHAVMITSNGARAQDLQGNLLVRNYLPESTAFEIMNLPFDRQRVCVNTYQGDDWFINVDVPQLRKYHQDSGFMYEVVDFAQHHGRDTEKVFFIGREPQDLVELELHLKAVYGDCTSITYSTPVCLEVMNKNVSKASALERVLASRDYDMQHCLAFGDGMNDVQLLSQVGKGCVMGNADPRLKAACPHLEVIGLNAQESVANYLRHLFDL; from the coding sequence ATGCAGCCTTTTCCTTTTCGTGCCATTGTGTCAGATCTTGATGGGACGCTATTAAATACCAATCATGTTATTGGTGACTTTACGATTGATACCTTACAAAAACTCGCGGCTAAAGGGATAGACGTGATGTTGGCAACGGGTCGTAATCATGTTGATCTATTCCCTATTTTACAAAAAGTAAATATTGAACATGCGGTCATGATTACGTCAAATGGTGCAAGAGCACAAGATTTACAAGGTAACTTATTAGTACGTAATTATTTACCTGAATCCACCGCATTTGAGATTATGAATCTACCTTTTGATCGTCAGCGTGTTTGCGTGAATACTTATCAAGGCGATGACTGGTTTATTAACGTTGATGTCCCGCAGTTACGTAAATATCATCAAGATTCAGGATTTATGTACGAAGTGGTGGATTTTGCTCAACACCATGGACGTGATACTGAGAAAGTGTTTTTTATTGGGCGTGAGCCGCAGGATTTGGTCGAATTAGAACTGCATTTAAAAGCGGTTTATGGCGATTGTACTAGCATTACGTATTCTACTCCTGTTTGCTTGGAAGTGATGAATAAAAATGTTTCCAAAGCCAGTGCGTTAGAACGTGTTTTAGCCAGTCGTGATTATGATATGCAACACTGCCTTGCTTTTGGCGATGGCATGAATGATGTGCAGTTGTTAAGCCAAGTCGGGAAAGGCTGTGTAATGGGGAACGCTGATCCACGTTTGAAAGCAGCATGTCCGCATTTGGAAGTGATCGGATTGAATGCGCAGGAATCCGTTGCCAATTATCTTCGTCATCTATTTGACCTTTGA
- a CDS encoding acetolactate synthase 2 catalytic subunit (COG0028 Thiamine pyrophosphate-requiring enzymes [acetolactate synthase, pyruvate dehydrogenase (cytochrome), glyoxylate carboligase, phosphonopyruvate decarboxylase]) produces MNGARLVTESLKAHGITTVFGYPGGAIMPVYDALYDAGLEHLLCRNEQGAAMAAIGYARASGKVGVCIATSGPGAANLITGLGDALMDSIPVVAITGQVASSLIGTDAFQEADVLGLSLACTKHSFLVQHIEELPEVIAKAFHIAASGRPGPVLIDIPKDIQVAPTTLKPVVFTREQPAALSDDTLSAALALLQSAKRPVIYVGGGIGMANAVPALRHFLEVTQMPSVSTLKGLGAINPDNPYYMGMIGMHGTKAANYAVQECDLLLAFGARFDDRVTGKLETFAPHAKVIHADIDIAEIGKLRRPDVALCGDIAQALTTLSVPLTLTDWQQRVVQLKQQHDFCYCENQGDTFINPLWLLHTLSQKKPQTAVVTTDVGQHQMWSAQHMQHFAPTNYITSAGYGTMGFGLPAAIGAKKARPEDEVIVISGDGSIMMNIQELGSIKRGKAPVKIVLLDNQRLGMVRQWQELFFNARFSSTILDDNPDFVMLAAAFGIQGERITKGEEVNGALDRLFASKEAYFLHVCIPSNENVWPLVPPNACNMDMLENM; encoded by the coding sequence ATGAATGGGGCAAGATTAGTCACAGAAAGTTTGAAAGCGCATGGTATCACAACGGTATTTGGCTATCCTGGTGGCGCCATTATGCCTGTTTATGACGCGCTGTATGATGCAGGTTTAGAACATTTATTATGCCGTAATGAACAGGGCGCTGCCATGGCTGCGATCGGTTATGCCAGAGCCAGTGGCAAAGTGGGCGTATGTATCGCAACCTCAGGACCAGGTGCGGCTAACTTAATCACAGGATTGGGGGATGCGTTGATGGACTCTATTCCCGTTGTCGCAATCACTGGGCAAGTTGCGTCATCCTTAATCGGTACGGATGCCTTTCAGGAAGCTGATGTATTAGGGCTATCTTTAGCATGTACAAAACACAGTTTCTTAGTGCAACATATTGAAGAATTACCTGAAGTGATCGCGAAAGCCTTTCATATTGCGGCAAGCGGCAGACCCGGTCCCGTGTTAATTGATATTCCCAAAGATATACAAGTTGCCCCAACGACACTCAAGCCCGTCGTGTTTACACGTGAGCAACCCGCTGCATTATCTGATGACACATTATCTGCAGCACTCGCATTATTACAATCAGCAAAACGTCCCGTCATTTATGTCGGGGGCGGTATCGGCATGGCGAATGCTGTTCCTGCATTACGTCACTTTTTAGAAGTCACTCAAATGCCAAGCGTCTCAACCTTAAAAGGATTGGGCGCGATTAATCCCGACAACCCATACTATATGGGCATGATTGGTATGCACGGAACAAAAGCCGCAAACTATGCCGTGCAAGAATGTGATCTGTTGCTTGCTTTTGGTGCGCGCTTTGACGATCGCGTCACGGGGAAATTAGAAACCTTTGCACCTCATGCTAAAGTGATTCATGCTGACATTGATATCGCTGAAATCGGAAAGTTACGTCGTCCAGATGTGGCATTGTGTGGTGATATTGCACAAGCGTTAACTACTCTTAGCGTGCCATTAACCCTGACAGACTGGCAACAACGTGTTGTCCAACTCAAACAACAGCATGATTTTTGTTATTGCGAAAATCAAGGTGATACTTTTATCAACCCACTCTGGTTATTGCACACCTTATCACAAAAGAAACCCCAAACCGCTGTGGTCACTACAGATGTAGGACAACATCAAATGTGGTCAGCCCAACATATGCAGCACTTCGCACCAACAAATTACATTACCTCAGCAGGTTATGGCACGATGGGCTTTGGCTTACCAGCAGCCATTGGGGCGAAGAAAGCACGTCCAGAAGATGAGGTCATTGTCATTTCGGGTGACGGCTCAATCATGATGAATATTCAAGAATTAGGCTCAATTAAACGCGGTAAAGCCCCTGTTAAAATCGTGTTATTAGATAACCAACGTTTAGGGATGGTACGTCAATGGCAAGAGCTGTTCTTTAATGCCCGTTTTAGTAGCACGATTTTAGATGATAACCCGGATTTTGTGATGTTAGCTGCAGCATTTGGCATCCAAGGTGAACGTATTACCAAAGGGGAAGAAGTCAATGGCGCATTAGATCGCTTATTCGCAAGCAAAGAAGCCTATTTCTTACATGTCTGTATCCCAAGTAATGAAAATGTTTGGCCATTAGTGCCACCTAATGCGTGTAACATGGACATGTTAGAAAACATGTAA
- the ilvM gene encoding acetolactate synthase 2 regulatory subunit (COG3978 Acetolactate synthase (isozyme II), small (regulatory) subunit), producing MKTYQFTLEANQRPETLERILRVIRHRGFYVVAMQVQTENDKAYCHFTLKSERALSLLISQLIKMYDVLTINHTQA from the coding sequence ATGAAAACGTATCAATTCACATTAGAAGCAAACCAACGTCCAGAAACTCTTGAGCGTATTTTACGTGTGATCCGTCATCGCGGTTTTTATGTTGTGGCAATGCAAGTACAGACAGAAAATGACAAAGCATATTGTCATTTTACGTTAAAAAGTGAGCGAGCTTTAAGTTTACTCATTAGTCAATTAATTAAAATGTACGATGTCTTAACGATTAACCATACTCAAGCATAA